A genomic stretch from Bosea sp. F3-2 includes:
- a CDS encoding MFS transporter codes for MNPTDTTPLPAAFRRIGWSNLSAQFSEQIALAAAPLAAVLLLSAGPAETGWLQTAQTLPFLLLSIPAGLMVDRASRRGLMVGTEALRALSLLAIPLLLASGGLNLTWLAVLGALGAVGTVCYSVAAPAFVPSVVPRARLADANRWLELARSVAYAGGPALGGALVGWIGVSTAYGLAAGLSILAALLLAGLPKDEAPSGQRRDLLHDLGEGARFAVGHELLRPILLTAVFFNISWFIFQAVYVAYAVQNLGLGATEVGVTLGIYGAGMIVGAALAPYIARRVSFGALILLGPLAGFFAASVMLATLWVPSVHLVGTSFFLFGVGPIIWTISTMTLRQAVTPNAMLGRVSALIMTATFGARPLGAAIGASVAAHSGIAACLGLATAGFLVQLLVIAFSRVPRLRDLSEVA; via the coding sequence ATGAACCCGACCGATACCACACCGCTGCCGGCTGCGTTCAGGCGGATCGGCTGGTCCAATCTCTCCGCCCAGTTCTCGGAGCAGATTGCGCTCGCCGCCGCACCTTTGGCCGCGGTTCTCCTGCTTTCGGCAGGCCCGGCCGAAACCGGCTGGCTGCAGACGGCGCAGACCTTGCCTTTTCTCCTGCTGTCCATCCCTGCGGGCCTGATGGTGGACCGTGCCTCGCGGCGTGGGCTCATGGTCGGCACGGAAGCGCTGCGTGCGCTGTCGCTGCTGGCGATTCCGCTGCTATTGGCCTCGGGCGGCCTCAACCTGACCTGGCTCGCCGTGCTCGGCGCGCTCGGCGCCGTCGGCACGGTCTGCTACAGCGTGGCGGCGCCGGCCTTCGTTCCGTCTGTGGTGCCTCGTGCGCGGCTTGCGGATGCCAATCGCTGGCTGGAGCTGGCGCGCAGCGTCGCCTATGCCGGAGGGCCGGCGCTCGGCGGGGCGCTCGTCGGATGGATCGGCGTATCGACGGCCTATGGCTTGGCCGCCGGGCTCTCCATTCTGGCCGCACTCCTGCTGGCCGGCCTCCCGAAAGATGAAGCACCTTCCGGCCAGCGGCGCGATCTGCTGCACGATCTCGGGGAGGGCGCCCGTTTCGCGGTGGGCCACGAGCTGCTCAGGCCGATCCTGCTGACGGCGGTCTTCTTCAACATCTCCTGGTTCATCTTCCAGGCGGTCTATGTCGCCTATGCAGTCCAGAACCTCGGCCTCGGTGCGACCGAGGTCGGCGTCACGCTCGGCATCTACGGCGCGGGAATGATCGTCGGCGCGGCTCTTGCGCCGTACATTGCCCGGCGGGTCTCGTTCGGGGCGCTGATCCTGCTCGGGCCGCTCGCCGGCTTTTTTGCGGCCAGCGTGATGCTCGCGACGCTCTGGGTTCCGTCCGTGCATCTGGTCGGCACGAGCTTCTTCCTGTTCGGCGTCGGGCCGATCATCTGGACGATCTCCACGATGACATTGCGGCAGGCGGTCACTCCCAATGCGATGCTCGGTCGCGTCTCCGCCTTGATCATGACGGCGACCTTCGGCGCGAGGCCGCTGGGCGCCGCGATCGGCGCGTCCGTGGCGGCGCATTCCGGGATTGCCGCGTGCCTCGGTCTCGCGACGGCGGGTTTCCTGGTCCAGCTGCTCGTCATCGCCTTTTCGCGGGTGCCGAGGTTGCGGGACCTGTCCGAGGTCGCCTGA
- a CDS encoding NAD-glutamate dehydrogenase: MSAIATNVLAGVPAGLAGSVDAPRLSTDFLNRYSEALMLIEMAGMDEELVADLQAWQSISYREHFRTSSLRCAASALAAYDRIDPARASAFEDVCRSMTRLVRTVTALLAETPQPKELPMIVEVASEALRRQIARATQFINANGMIDIAVFEDTVLQAQIDALLAR; this comes from the coding sequence ATGAGTGCCATCGCGACGAATGTGCTGGCTGGGGTGCCGGCGGGACTGGCTGGAAGCGTCGACGCTCCCCGTCTCTCGACCGATTTCCTCAACCGCTACAGCGAAGCCCTGATGCTGATCGAGATGGCCGGCATGGACGAGGAACTCGTCGCCGATCTCCAGGCCTGGCAGAGCATCAGCTATCGTGAGCATTTCCGAACCTCATCGCTGCGTTGCGCAGCTTCGGCGCTGGCGGCCTATGACCGCATCGACCCCGCCCGCGCGAGTGCTTTCGAGGATGTCTGCCGATCGATGACCCGGCTGGTGCGGACAGTGACCGCGCTGCTCGCGGAGACGCCGCAGCCGAAGGAACTGCCGATGATCGTCGAGGTGGCGAGCGAGGCCCTGCGCCGGCAGATCGCCCGCGCCACGCAGTTCATCAACGCCAATGGCATGATCGACATTGCTGTCTTCGAGGATACGGTCCTGCAGGCGCAGATCGATGCGCTGCTGGCGCGCTGA
- a CDS encoding ABC transporter ATP-binding protein yields MAETTEPPLVELRQVSLAYGSGPSRMQALEDATLSIAKGEFIAVVGPSGCGKSTLMKLVTGLLPPTGGEVRVHGQMVKGPIRGVGMAFQAPTLMPWRTTLDNILLPLEVVEPHKRRFRSNKAEYVARGEALLASVGLGGFGQKYPWQLSGGMQQRSSLCRALVHEPDILMLDEPFGALDAFTREELWGVMQKLWMERRFTAVLVTHDLREAVYLADTVYVMSRRPGKIVKIRKIELPRPRTLETTFAIEFVDIVHELRERIHMEHA; encoded by the coding sequence ATGGCCGAAACGACCGAACCGCCCCTCGTCGAACTGCGCCAGGTCAGCCTTGCCTATGGCAGCGGGCCTTCGCGCATGCAGGCGCTGGAGGATGCGACGCTTTCCATCGCCAAGGGCGAGTTCATCGCCGTGGTCGGCCCGTCCGGCTGCGGCAAGTCGACCCTGATGAAGCTCGTCACCGGCCTGCTGCCGCCGACCGGCGGCGAGGTCCGCGTGCACGGGCAGATGGTGAAGGGGCCGATCCGCGGCGTCGGCATGGCCTTCCAGGCGCCGACGCTGATGCCCTGGCGCACGACGCTCGACAATATTCTGCTGCCGCTGGAGGTGGTCGAGCCGCATAAGCGCCGCTTCCGGTCCAACAAGGCGGAATATGTCGCGCGCGGCGAGGCGCTGCTGGCTTCGGTGGGCCTTGGCGGCTTCGGTCAGAAATACCCCTGGCAGCTTTCCGGCGGCATGCAGCAGCGTTCGAGCCTGTGCCGGGCGCTCGTCCATGAGCCCGACATCCTGATGCTCGACGAGCCCTTTGGCGCGCTCGACGCCTTCACGCGCGAGGAGCTCTGGGGCGTGATGCAGAAGCTCTGGATGGAGCGCCGCTTCACCGCCGTGCTCGTCACCCACGATCTGCGCGAGGCGGTCTATCTCGCCGACACCGTCTATGTGATGAGCCGGCGCCCCGGAAAGATCGTCAAGATCCGCAAGATCGAACTGCCGCGCCCGCGCACGCTGGAGACGACCTTCGCAATCGAGTTCGTCGACATCGTCCACGAGTTGCGCGAGCGCATCCATATGGAGCATGCGTGA
- a CDS encoding SOS response-associated peptidase, which yields MCGRYAITLPPEAMREAFGYREQPNFPPRYNIAPTQPVPAVLVHDGAPRFLLMRWGFIPGWVKDAKDFPLVINVRSKSAAEKPSFRNALTRRRCLLPADAFYEWRRSGAGRQVHSEAFLFRRPDRGFFAFAALWETWHSPDGSEIDTVAMMTGPANGLMAAIHHRCPIILDPRDYDAWLDPQATAEQTGRLLKPPPDDLLEAVAIGNAVNKVANDGPEVQLPLVELPHQEAPAEPKRHARKATRPPADDGQGSLF from the coding sequence ATGTGCGGACGCTATGCGATCACCCTGCCCCCCGAAGCGATGCGCGAGGCCTTCGGCTATCGCGAGCAGCCGAACTTCCCGCCGCGCTACAATATCGCGCCGACGCAGCCGGTGCCGGCGGTGCTCGTGCATGACGGGGCACCGCGCTTCCTGCTGATGCGCTGGGGCTTCATTCCCGGCTGGGTGAAGGACGCGAAGGACTTTCCGCTGGTCATCAATGTGCGCAGCAAGAGCGCGGCCGAGAAGCCGTCGTTCCGAAATGCTCTTACGCGTCGGCGCTGCCTGCTGCCGGCCGACGCCTTCTATGAATGGCGCCGCAGCGGCGCCGGCAGGCAGGTGCACAGCGAAGCCTTCCTGTTCCGCCGGCCGGATCGCGGCTTCTTCGCCTTCGCCGCTCTGTGGGAGACCTGGCATTCGCCGGATGGCTCGGAGATCGACACGGTGGCGATGATGACGGGGCCGGCGAACGGCCTGATGGCCGCCATCCACCACCGCTGCCCGATCATTCTCGATCCGCGCGACTATGATGCGTGGCTCGATCCGCAGGCTACGGCGGAGCAGACCGGGCGCCTCCTGAAGCCGCCGCCGGACGATCTGCTGGAAGCCGTCGCCATCGGCAACGCCGTCAACAAGGTCGCCAATGACGGCCCCGAGGTGCAGCTGCCTCTGGTCGAACTGCCCCATCAGGAGGCTCCCGCAGAGCCGAAGCGCCATGCGCGCAAAGCGACCCGGCCTCCCGCGGATGACGGGCAAGGCAGCCTGTTCTAG
- a CDS encoding ABC transporter permease yields the protein MTEPQKRILLLAMPWLAAAGLLLAWELACIVFDVPEILAPRPSRIFETMVLRWDILLRFCLETLWTTIIGFALAIGFGLLLGLAIGASPFVYSGLYPLLIAFNAIPKVAIVPILMIWVGVGALPAVITAFVISFFPIVVNVATGLATIEPEMRDVMRSLGASQWEILTKVGVPRAMPYLFASLKVAVTLAFVGSVLSETVGGNRGIGFLMLSAGARNDAPTTFAGLFSIAIMGMALYALCALVERRMTRWAFRGEIVV from the coding sequence ATGACCGAGCCTCAGAAACGCATCTTGCTCCTCGCCATGCCCTGGCTCGCGGCGGCCGGGCTGCTGCTGGCCTGGGAGCTGGCCTGCATCGTCTTCGACGTGCCGGAGATCCTGGCGCCGCGCCCGAGCCGCATCTTCGAGACGATGGTCCTGCGCTGGGACATCCTGCTGCGCTTCTGCCTGGAGACGCTCTGGACCACGATCATCGGCTTTGCGCTGGCGATCGGCTTCGGGCTGCTGCTCGGCCTCGCCATCGGCGCCTCGCCCTTCGTCTATTCCGGGCTCTACCCGCTGCTGATCGCCTTCAACGCGATCCCGAAGGTCGCCATCGTGCCGATCCTGATGATCTGGGTTGGAGTCGGCGCCTTGCCGGCGGTGATCACCGCCTTCGTCATCTCCTTCTTCCCGATCGTAGTGAATGTCGCCACCGGCCTCGCCACCATCGAGCCCGAGATGAGGGACGTGATGCGCTCGCTCGGCGCGAGCCAGTGGGAAATCCTGACCAAGGTCGGCGTTCCCCGCGCGATGCCCTATCTCTTCGCCAGCCTGAAGGTGGCGGTGACGCTCGCCTTCGTCGGCTCGGTGCTGTCCGAGACGGTCGGTGGCAATCGCGGCATCGGCTTCCTGATGCTCTCCGCCGGCGCGCGCAACGACGCGCCGACGACCTTCGCCGGCCTGTTCTCCATCGCCATCATGGGCATGGCGCTCTATGCGCTCTGCGCACTGGTCGAGCGGCGGATGACCCGCTGGGCCTTCCGCGGAGAGATCGTCGTCTGA
- a CDS encoding Lrp/AsnC family transcriptional regulator — protein MTTELDSRDRAILRLLQQDGRITNSDLAEKVHLSPSACLRRVRQLEESGLIRGYAMMLDDKIAGFPGTAFVFVTLDQQGRASLESFEQAVQSLPEILECHLLAGAHDYLMRVIYRDSADFERIHTDIITQLPGVTRVQSTLTLRTIKKTSALPV, from the coding sequence ATGACGACCGAGCTCGACTCGCGCGACCGCGCCATCCTGCGGCTTCTCCAGCAGGACGGCCGCATCACCAATTCCGACCTCGCCGAGAAGGTGCATCTGTCGCCCTCGGCCTGCCTGCGGCGCGTGCGCCAACTCGAGGAAAGCGGCCTGATCCGCGGCTATGCGATGATGCTCGACGACAAGATCGCGGGCTTTCCCGGCACGGCCTTCGTCTTCGTCACGCTCGACCAGCAGGGCCGCGCCTCGCTGGAGAGCTTCGAGCAGGCGGTGCAGAGCCTGCCCGAGATCCTCGAATGCCATCTGCTCGCCGGCGCGCATGATTATCTGATGCGCGTGATCTATCGTGACAGCGCCGATTTCGAGCGCATTCACACCGACATCATCACGCAATTGCCGGGCGTCACCCGCGTCCAGTCGACGCTGACGCTGCGCACGATCAAGAAGACCTCGGCGCTGCCGGTCTGA
- the dxs gene encoding 1-deoxy-D-xylulose-5-phosphate synthase codes for MPRPATPLLDTIHDAAGLRALDDAQLRQVADELRREMIDAVSVTGGHLGAGLGVVELTVALHHVFDTPRDRLIWDVGHQAYPHKILTGRRDRIRTLRQPGGLSGFTKRAESDYDPFGAAHSSTSISAGLGMAVGRDLKGERNNVIAVIGDGAMSAGMAYEAMNNAGALGSRLIVILNDNDMSIAPPVGAMSAYLARLVSGRTYRSLREVAKQLAERLPRFFHDKAKRTEEYARGFWTGGTMFEELGFYYVGPIDGHNLDHLLPVLRNVRDAGNGPILVHVVTQKGKGYAPAEASADKYHGVVKFDPVTGLQAKAPANAPSYTAVFANALIKEAREDDKIVAVTAAMPSGTGLDAFGKEFPARTFDVGIAEQHAVTFAAGLATEGYKPFVAIYSTFMQRAYDQIVHDVSIQKLPVRFALDRAGLVGADGATHAGSFDIAYLACLPDMVVMAAADEAELTHMVATAAAYDEGPIAFRYPRGEGVGVEIPDVGVPLEIGKGRIMREGTRVALLSLGTRLAEALKAADLLAQRGLSTTVADARFAKPLDEALILKLARDHEILITIEEGSVGGFGSHVLHLLARSGALDAGLKVRSLTLPDVYQDHDKPDAMYAAAGLDAAGIVAAVDGALGAPSAVKRA; via the coding sequence GTGCCACGCCCTGCGACTCCTCTGCTCGACACGATCCACGACGCCGCCGGCCTGCGGGCGCTCGATGATGCCCAGCTTCGGCAAGTGGCGGACGAGCTGCGGCGGGAGATGATCGACGCCGTCTCCGTCACCGGCGGGCATCTCGGCGCCGGCCTCGGCGTGGTCGAGCTCACCGTCGCGCTGCACCATGTCTTCGACACGCCGCGTGACAGGCTGATCTGGGATGTCGGCCACCAGGCCTATCCTCACAAGATCCTCACCGGCCGCCGCGACCGCATCCGCACGCTGCGCCAGCCCGGCGGGCTCTCCGGCTTCACCAAGCGCGCCGAGAGCGACTACGACCCCTTCGGTGCCGCCCATTCCTCGACCTCGATCTCAGCCGGGCTCGGCATGGCAGTCGGACGCGATCTCAAGGGCGAGCGCAACAACGTCATCGCCGTGATCGGCGACGGCGCGATGTCCGCCGGCATGGCCTATGAGGCGATGAACAATGCCGGCGCCCTCGGCTCGCGCCTGATCGTCATCCTTAACGACAACGACATGTCGATCGCCCCGCCGGTCGGCGCGATGTCGGCCTATCTGGCGCGCCTCGTCTCCGGTCGGACCTATCGCTCCTTGCGCGAGGTCGCCAAGCAGCTCGCCGAGAGGCTGCCGCGCTTCTTCCACGACAAGGCCAAGCGCACCGAGGAATATGCCCGCGGTTTCTGGACCGGCGGGACGATGTTCGAGGAGCTCGGCTTCTACTATGTCGGGCCGATCGACGGGCACAATCTCGACCATCTGCTGCCGGTGCTGCGCAATGTCCGCGACGCCGGGAACGGGCCGATCCTCGTCCATGTCGTGACGCAAAAGGGCAAGGGCTATGCCCCGGCCGAAGCGAGCGCCGACAAGTATCACGGCGTCGTCAAGTTCGACCCCGTGACGGGCCTGCAAGCCAAGGCGCCGGCGAATGCGCCGAGCTACACCGCCGTCTTCGCCAATGCGCTGATCAAGGAAGCGCGGGAGGACGACAAGATCGTCGCCGTCACGGCCGCGATGCCCTCCGGCACCGGGCTCGATGCCTTCGGCAAGGAATTCCCGGCGCGTACCTTCGATGTCGGCATCGCCGAGCAGCATGCGGTGACCTTTGCGGCCGGATTGGCAACCGAGGGCTACAAGCCCTTCGTCGCGATCTACTCGACCTTCATGCAGCGCGCCTACGACCAGATCGTCCACGACGTGTCGATCCAGAAGCTCCCGGTTCGCTTCGCGCTCGACCGGGCCGGGCTCGTCGGTGCGGACGGCGCCACCCATGCCGGTTCCTTCGACATCGCCTATCTCGCCTGCCTGCCCGACATGGTGGTGATGGCCGCCGCTGACGAGGCGGAGCTGACCCATATGGTCGCGACCGCGGCCGCTTATGACGAAGGGCCGATCGCCTTCCGCTATCCGCGTGGCGAAGGCGTCGGTGTCGAGATTCCCGATGTCGGCGTGCCGCTCGAGATCGGCAAGGGTCGCATCATGCGCGAAGGCACCCGCGTCGCCCTGCTCTCGCTCGGCACCCGCCTGGCGGAGGCGCTGAAGGCGGCCGACCTGCTGGCGCAGCGCGGGCTTTCGACCACGGTTGCGGATGCGCGCTTCGCCAAGCCGCTCGACGAGGCGCTGATCCTCAAGCTCGCCCGCGACCACGAGATCCTGATCACGATCGAGGAAGGCTCGGTTGGCGGCTTCGGCAGCCATGTGTTGCATCTGCTGGCGCGCAGCGGCGCGCTCGATGCGGGCTTGAAGGTGCGCTCGCTCACGCTGCCGGACGTCTACCAGGACCACGACAAGCCGGATGCGATGTATGCCGCCGCTGGGCTCGACGCCGCCGGCATCGTCGCCGCTGTCGATGGCGCACTCGGAGCGCCGAGCGCCGTCAAGCGCGCCTGA
- a CDS encoding exodeoxyribonuclease VII small subunit — MSQDSKSQDNPNADVAALPFEAAMKELEGIVARLERGDVPLEESIAIYTRGEALKARCDALLKQAEARIERITLGADGKPTGTTPLDVDN; from the coding sequence GTGAGCCAAGACAGCAAGTCTCAAGACAATCCGAACGCCGATGTCGCCGCCCTGCCCTTCGAGGCGGCGATGAAGGAGCTCGAAGGCATCGTCGCGCGGCTGGAGCGCGGCGACGTGCCGCTCGAGGAGTCGATCGCGATCTATACGCGCGGCGAGGCTCTGAAGGCGCGCTGCGACGCGCTTCTGAAGCAGGCGGAAGCCCGCATCGAGCGCATTACGCTTGGCGCCGACGGAAAGCCGACGGGCACGACGCCGCTCGACGTCGACAACTGA
- a CDS encoding pirin family protein translates to MSQLPAEDPVLGDARSCEAIDKVIVPRTHDLGGFQVRRALPAIGQRMVGPFIFFDQMGPAEFHLGEGLDVRPHPHIGLSTVTYLFDGEIMHRDSLGTALAIKPGAVNLMTAGRGIVHSERTGLEARATGPKLYGIQAWLALPKTHEEIAPQFVHHGAPELPRIVEGGKRISLIMGSAYGQTSPVQFPWEALYAEAVLSPGSILPLDPDYDERAVYIVSGKIDIAGEEFGAGQLLVFKPGDRISILAVDQSRLMLVGGEPMDGQRYIWWNFVSSSKERIEQAKQEWKTGRFDTVPGDDKEFIPLPEG, encoded by the coding sequence ATGTCGCAACTTCCCGCTGAAGATCCCGTCCTGGGCGATGCCCGCTCCTGCGAGGCGATCGACAAGGTGATCGTGCCACGCACGCATGATCTCGGCGGCTTTCAGGTCCGCCGCGCCCTCCCCGCGATCGGCCAGCGCATGGTCGGCCCCTTCATCTTCTTCGATCAGATGGGTCCGGCCGAGTTCCATCTCGGGGAAGGGCTCGACGTCCGCCCGCATCCGCATATCGGGCTCTCGACCGTCACCTATCTCTTCGACGGCGAGATCATGCATCGCGACTCGCTCGGCACGGCGCTGGCGATCAAGCCGGGCGCGGTCAACCTGATGACCGCCGGGCGCGGCATCGTCCATTCCGAGCGCACCGGTCTGGAAGCGCGCGCCACCGGCCCGAAGCTCTACGGCATCCAGGCCTGGCTCGCTTTGCCGAAGACGCATGAGGAGATCGCGCCGCAATTCGTGCATCACGGCGCGCCGGAGCTGCCGCGCATCGTCGAAGGCGGAAAGCGCATCAGCCTGATTATGGGCTCGGCCTATGGCCAGACCTCGCCGGTGCAGTTCCCCTGGGAGGCACTCTATGCCGAAGCCGTGCTCTCACCCGGGTCGATCCTGCCGCTCGACCCCGACTATGACGAGCGCGCGGTCTATATCGTCTCGGGCAAGATCGACATCGCCGGAGAGGAGTTCGGCGCCGGCCAGCTCCTCGTCTTCAAGCCGGGCGACCGCATCTCGATCCTCGCGGTCGACCAGAGCCGTCTGATGCTCGTCGGTGGCGAGCCGATGGACGGGCAGCGCTACATCTGGTGGAACTTCGTTTCGTCCTCGAAAGAGCGCATCGAGCAGGCCAAGCAGGAATGGAAGACCGGCCGCTTCGATACCGTTCCCGGCGACGACAAGGAGTTCATTCCGCTGCCGGAAGGCTGA
- a CDS encoding tyrosine phosphatase family protein codes for MSSLHVSPLSRLSETVAAVRARHLVTLINVGTLVERPAGIDANRHLFLGMSDISTPLEGHVLAGQDHIERLIAFLRDWDREAPMVIHCWAGISRSTAAAYIAACALNPDRDEEEAADALRIAAPSATPNARLVALADTALGRRGRMIRAIGRIGRGTDAFEGTPFAMPLDRRASYRTRQR; via the coding sequence TTGTCGAGCCTTCACGTTTCCCCGCTGTCGAGGTTGAGCGAGACGGTCGCAGCCGTCCGCGCCCGCCATCTCGTGACGCTGATCAATGTCGGCACGCTCGTCGAGCGACCGGCCGGCATCGATGCAAATCGCCACCTCTTCCTCGGCATGTCGGATATCAGCACGCCGCTGGAAGGCCATGTGCTGGCCGGGCAAGACCATATCGAGCGGCTCATCGCCTTCCTGCGCGACTGGGACCGAGAGGCGCCCATGGTGATTCATTGCTGGGCCGGCATCAGCCGCTCGACGGCCGCCGCCTATATCGCCGCCTGCGCGCTCAACCCCGATCGCGACGAGGAGGAGGCCGCTGACGCGCTAAGGATCGCCGCTCCTTCGGCAACGCCCAATGCCCGGCTCGTCGCCCTTGCGGACACCGCGCTTGGCCGCCGTGGCCGGATGATCCGCGCGATCGGACGAATCGGCCGCGGCACTGACGCCTTCGAGGGCACGCCTTTCGCCATGCCTCTAGATCGCCGCGCGTCCTATCGGACGCGGCAACGGTGA
- a CDS encoding gamma-glutamyltransferase: protein MHGRRPTMTSRHGMVAAAHPLAAQAGARVLAQGGNAFDAAAATAAALNVVEPFMSGLAGMGFATLWVAAEQRVRVLDFVPPIPASFPTERFSKRSDLERGPLAVASPGNLAGWCELVKAYGRKSLAEVFAPAIALARDGFALAEFGAAEFEENDPLLKNRPAFYPAWAQNYQPDGALHLGSLLVQSDLAQTLSEIAAEGPEHFYRGALGEKVVTHLQALGGSMTMADLAAVKTVWREPLAASFRGLTVHVPPPPCEGFQFLLTLRLLDGLDLAALPKDGADHLDLVYRAIRLAAGERIAHNNPSPEKLAEILSDASVERLRKRLTDGKPVTGPTEQWTPQESEDPAHTTSFSIADSEGNLICITQSLGSPFGSGVVVPGTGLCLNNFLYWADVQPGSPNRSKPGDELAMCMSPSLSTRDGKPVLALGTPGSYGIMQTQAQAMVQHLVFGLPLQEAIEAPRARLWDGRLVEIENRIAPETIAELVRRGHDARAFDVGWTMRCGGMQAVAVDPATGVFTGAADPRRDGYVATP from the coding sequence ATGCACGGCCGCCGCCCCACCATGACCTCCCGCCACGGCATGGTCGCCGCGGCCCACCCGCTGGCGGCGCAGGCCGGCGCGAGAGTGCTGGCGCAAGGCGGCAACGCCTTCGACGCCGCAGCCGCCACCGCCGCCGCGCTCAATGTCGTCGAGCCGTTCATGTCCGGCCTCGCCGGAATGGGTTTCGCGACACTATGGGTCGCGGCCGAACAGCGCGTGCGCGTGCTCGATTTCGTGCCGCCGATTCCCGCCAGCTTCCCGACCGAACGCTTCAGCAAGCGAAGCGACCTTGAGCGCGGCCCGCTCGCCGTCGCCTCCCCCGGCAATCTCGCCGGCTGGTGCGAGCTCGTGAAAGCTTACGGCCGCAAATCGCTCGCGGAGGTCTTCGCGCCCGCCATCGCGCTGGCACGGGACGGCTTCGCGCTGGCCGAATTCGGCGCGGCGGAATTCGAAGAGAACGATCCGCTGCTGAAGAACCGCCCCGCGTTCTATCCGGCCTGGGCGCAGAATTACCAGCCCGACGGCGCCCTGCATCTCGGCTCGCTGCTCGTGCAGTCCGACCTCGCGCAGACGCTAAGCGAGATCGCCGCGGAGGGGCCGGAGCATTTCTATCGCGGCGCGCTCGGCGAGAAAGTAGTCACGCATCTGCAGGCGCTGGGCGGCTCGATGACGATGGCCGATCTCGCCGCGGTGAAGACGGTGTGGCGCGAGCCGCTGGCCGCGAGCTTCCGCGGGCTGACGGTGCATGTCCCGCCGCCGCCCTGCGAGGGCTTCCAGTTCCTGCTGACGCTGCGGCTCCTCGACGGACTCGACCTCGCGGCGCTGCCGAAGGACGGAGCGGATCATCTCGACCTCGTCTATCGCGCCATCCGTCTCGCAGCCGGTGAGCGCATTGCCCATAACAATCCAAGCCCGGAGAAGCTTGCCGAGATCCTGTCCGACGCCTCGGTCGAGCGGCTGCGCAAGCGCCTCACCGACGGCAAGCCGGTGACGGGGCCGACCGAGCAGTGGACGCCGCAGGAGAGTGAGGACCCGGCACACACGACCTCGTTCTCGATCGCCGACAGCGAGGGCAATCTGATCTGTATCACCCAGAGCCTCGGCAGCCCCTTCGGCAGCGGTGTCGTCGTGCCCGGCACGGGCCTGTGCCTCAACAACTTTCTGTACTGGGCGGATGTCCAGCCCGGCAGCCCGAACCGCTCCAAGCCCGGCGACGAACTGGCGATGTGCATGTCGCCCTCGCTCTCGACCCGCGACGGCAAGCCGGTGCTCGCGCTCGGCACGCCCGGCAGCTACGGCATCATGCAGACGCAGGCGCAGGCCATGGTCCAGCATCTCGTCTTCGGCCTGCCGCTGCAGGAGGCGATCGAGGCGCCGCGCGCCCGGCTCTGGGACGGCCGCCTCGTCGAGATCGAGAACCGGATCGCGCCGGAAACGATCGCCGAACTCGTCCGGCGCGGCCATGATGCCCGGGCCTTCGATGTCGGCTGGACGATGCGCTGCGGCGGCATGCAGGCGGTCGCGGTCGATCCGGCGACCGGCGTGTTCACCGGCGCCGCTGACCCACGCCGCGACGGCTACGTCGCGACGCCCTAA
- a CDS encoding TlyA family RNA methyltransferase, with protein MKSRADQLLVERGFFESRARAQAAIAAGLVSADGRPVRKASVMVAQDAALTAEAPHPYVSRGGLKLAGALDAFGFDPQGLVCLDVGSSTGGFTDLLLKRGARHVVAVDVGRDQLHASLRADPRVTSFEGQDIRTLAPDALPEQPSLAAIDVSFISLKLVLPAVAALLAPAASIAALIKPQFEAGRAALKKGIVRDEAIQRQVCDGIVAELQALGFAVDGPIPSPIEGGDGNREFLVSARRKG; from the coding sequence ATGAAGAGCCGTGCGGACCAGTTGCTCGTCGAGCGCGGCTTCTTCGAGAGCCGGGCGCGGGCGCAGGCCGCGATCGCCGCCGGGCTGGTCAGCGCCGATGGCCGGCCGGTACGCAAGGCCTCTGTGATGGTCGCGCAAGATGCCGCACTGACCGCCGAGGCGCCGCATCCTTACGTTTCGCGCGGCGGGCTCAAGCTCGCGGGTGCGCTCGATGCCTTCGGCTTCGACCCGCAAGGGCTGGTGTGCCTTGATGTCGGCTCCTCGACCGGCGGCTTCACCGATCTCCTGCTGAAGCGCGGCGCGCGCCATGTCGTCGCCGTCGATGTCGGGCGCGACCAGCTCCATGCCTCGCTGCGGGCCGATCCGCGCGTCACCAGCTTCGAGGGGCAGGACATCCGCACGCTGGCGCCGGATGCCCTACCGGAGCAGCCGAGCCTTGCCGCCATCGACGTCAGCTTCATCTCGCTCAAGCTGGTGCTGCCGGCTGTGGCCGCGCTGCTCGCGCCGGCTGCCAGCATCGCGGCGCTGATCAAGCCGCAATTCGAGGCCGGCCGCGCCGCTCTCAAGAAGGGCATCGTCCGGGACGAGGCGATCCAGCGTCAGGTCTGCGACGGGATCGTCGCGGAGTTGCAGGCGCTCGGCTTCGCGGTTGACGGACCGATCCCTTCCCCGATCGAGGGTGGCGACGGCAACCGCGAGTTCCTGGTCAGCGCGCGGCGGAAGGGGTGA